From the genome of Vicia villosa cultivar HV-30 ecotype Madison, WI linkage group LG2, Vvil1.0, whole genome shotgun sequence, one region includes:
- the LOC131651968 gene encoding ubiquitin domain-containing protein DSK2a-like: MGGDAAESATEPQTTDGVKINIRCSNGSKFFVHVSLDSTVRSFKDVVAQNCDISADQQRLIYKGRILKDDQTLQSYGLEADHTVHLVRGFAPANTTGGTNTSGANTTTTNARAAGANEGGGLGGAGLGASLFPGLGINGMGGGGGLNSLFGAGPPDLDQLQQPLMSNPNLVREIMNSPAMQNLLNNPDIVRNLLMSNPQMQELMDRNPELAHILNDPSTLRQTLEATRNPEIMREMMRNTDRAMSNIESSPEGFNMLRRMYENVQEPFLNATTMAGNTGNDSTRNLGTQGGQTRNQSTNPSTTSAEATSPVPNTNPLPNPWSSAAATGGAQSNVRRSTTGVEARQQTPTGLGGLGIPDLEGMLGGMPDSGSLSQFMQNPAISQMMQSILSNPQTMNQILGMNTDQRGVPDLNSMREVMQNPEFLRMFSSPETMQQLLSMQQALMTQLGQQQSTQEPGQTGGATGPANNVGLEMLSSMFGGLGAGSLAVPNRSNEPPEQLYATQLSQLQEMGFFDTQENIRALIATSGNVHAAVERLLGNSGQ, translated from the exons ATGGGAGGTGACGCTGCTGAGAGTGCGACGGAGCCACAAACCACCGACGGAGTTAAGATCAACATTCGTTGCTCCAATGGTTCCAAGTTTTTCGTTCATGTTAGCCTCGATTCCACCGTTCGTTCCTTCAAGGATGTCGTCGCTCAGAACTGCGATATCTCTGCTGACCAACAACGGTTGATTTATAAGGGCCGGATCCTCAAGGACGATCAAACCCTTCAAAGCTACG GTTTGGAGGCAGATCATACTGTTCATTTGGTCCGTGGTTTTGCGCCTGCCAATACAACTGGTGGGACTAATACCAGCGGTGCGAATACCACAACTACTAATGCTAGAGCTGCTGGTGCTAATGAGGGTGGGGGATTAGGAGGAGCTGGACTTGGAGCTTCACTGTTTCCAGGACTAGGTATCAATGGGATGGGTGGAGGTGGTGGTCTCAATAGCTTATTTGGAGCGGGACCTCCAGATCTTGATCAATTGCAGCAACCATTGATGTCAAATCCTAATTTAGTGAGAGAAATTATGAACTCGCCTGCCAtgcaaaatttattaaataacccTGATATAGTGCGCAACCTTCTAATGAGTAACCCACAGATGCAAGAGCTAATGGATAGAAACCCTGAGCTGGCACACATACTTAATGATCCAAGCACACTTCGCCAGACACTTGAGGCTACAAGGAACCCTGAGATCATGCGTGAAATGATGAGGAATACGGACAGAGCAATGAGCAATATTGAATCTTCTCCTGAGGGGTTCAACATGCTGAGGCGCATGTATGAAAATGTTCAAGAACCATTTTTAAATGCCACCACAATGGCTGGTAATACAGGAAATGACAGTACCAGAAATTTGGGGACTCAAGGTGGCCAAACAAGGAATCAATCGACCAATCCCTCAACTACCAGTGCTGAAGCAACTTCCCCTGTACCCAATACTAACCCACTTCCTAATCCTTGGTCATCTGCTGCTGCAA CTGGAGGTGCCCAAAGTAACGTCAGGAGGTCAACTACTGGTGTGGAAGCTCGGCAGCAGACACCCACTGGCTTAGGTGGGCTTGGTATACCAGATCTTGAAGGCATGTTGGGTGGTATGCCAGATTCCGGTTCATTGTCCCAATTTATGCAAAATCCAGCTATTTCACAAATGATGCAAAGTATCCTTTCCAATCCTCAAACAATGAATCAG ATTCTTGGTATGAATACTGATCAACGTGGGGTGCCTGATCTAAATTCAATGAGAGAGGTGATGCAAAACCCAGAGTTTCTTCGCATGTTTTCCTCACCCGAGACTATGCAG CAACTCTTGTCTATGCAGCAAGCTCTTATGACTCAGCTTGGTCAGCAGCAATCAACACA GGAACCAGGTCAAACAGGTGGAGCCACCG GACCAGCGAACAATGTGGGGCTGGAGATGTTATCGAGCATGTTTGGTGGACTTGGAGCTGGTAGCCTAGCTGTTCCCAACAGATCAAATG AGCCACCAGAACAATTGTATGCTACCCAACTCTCTCAGCTTCAAGAGATGGGATTCTTTGACACGCAAGAAAACATAAGGGCTCTCATTGCTACATCAGGGAATGTTCATGCAGCAGTTGAGCGGCTTTTGGGGAACTCCGGACAGTAG